A portion of the Krasilnikovia cinnamomea genome contains these proteins:
- a CDS encoding M1 family metallopeptidase, with protein MTALSRNRRSASGLTILVAFGAAAVLGVTATPASAAGPPPRPGAAGLGDRLYPLLGNGGYNVRDYDLRLRYPKKDPRQTITGDVTITAVATQHLSRFDLDFGGGSVAGVSVNGRRATFTRSGDELVITPKSPLPKRQPFRVTVTGFTATPVVPDADAPVGFVTTPDGTVLAGQPASSHLLFPSNDHPRDKATYTIRLTAPTGWTATASGAPLGVRRHTGYSVSTFRESRPMASELVQIAVGDFLVHQRPAVQGVRIRDVVPRRLADTLLPKAAVERDQVAWMQRQVGPYPFENYGSLVIDGELGFALETQTLSLYDTSLFAAPAFVLNPVMAHELAHQWFGNSVAPRSWSDVWQNEGHATWYELLYAEQTGVFEEYTDYADREALFKAVYALGDQWRDRWGPVARPASSASIWDVFNPNVYYGGALALYALERKIGVDRFRQLEREWVRTYEGRSASTDDFIALASRVAHRDLSTFLIAWLYGAKTPPMPGHPGWVVKAVPAAAQERAAARALVGTDAVTQHLRGLMHTGR; from the coding sequence ATGACAGCCTTGTCGCGCAACCGCCGGTCGGCCAGCGGGCTGACCATCCTGGTGGCGTTCGGCGCCGCCGCCGTCCTCGGCGTCACCGCCACCCCCGCGTCCGCCGCGGGACCACCCCCGAGGCCCGGGGCGGCCGGACTCGGCGACCGCTTGTATCCGCTGCTCGGAAACGGCGGATACAACGTGCGGGACTACGATCTGCGCCTGCGGTATCCGAAGAAGGATCCACGGCAGACGATCACCGGGGATGTGACCATCACCGCGGTCGCGACCCAGCACCTGTCCCGGTTCGATCTGGACTTCGGCGGCGGCTCGGTGGCGGGGGTGTCGGTGAACGGGCGCCGGGCCACCTTCACCCGCTCCGGTGACGAGCTGGTCATCACCCCGAAGTCCCCGCTGCCGAAGCGGCAGCCGTTCCGGGTCACGGTCACCGGCTTCACCGCCACCCCGGTGGTGCCCGACGCGGACGCCCCGGTCGGCTTCGTCACCACCCCGGACGGCACCGTGCTGGCCGGTCAGCCCGCCTCGTCGCACCTGCTGTTCCCGAGCAACGACCACCCGCGCGACAAGGCCACGTACACGATCCGGCTCACGGCGCCGACCGGCTGGACCGCCACCGCCAGCGGCGCCCCGCTCGGCGTCCGGCGGCACACCGGCTACTCGGTCTCCACCTTCCGCGAGTCGCGGCCGATGGCCAGCGAGCTGGTGCAGATCGCGGTCGGTGACTTCCTCGTGCACCAGCGGCCCGCCGTGCAGGGCGTGCGGATCCGCGACGTCGTGCCGCGCCGGCTCGCCGACACGCTGCTGCCGAAGGCGGCGGTCGAGCGCGACCAGGTCGCCTGGATGCAGCGCCAGGTCGGCCCGTACCCGTTCGAGAACTACGGCTCGCTGGTCATCGACGGCGAACTCGGCTTCGCCCTGGAGACCCAGACGCTGTCGCTGTACGACACGTCGCTGTTCGCCGCGCCCGCATTCGTGCTGAACCCGGTGATGGCGCACGAGCTGGCCCACCAGTGGTTCGGCAACAGCGTCGCACCGCGGTCCTGGAGCGACGTCTGGCAGAACGAGGGCCACGCCACCTGGTACGAGCTGCTGTACGCGGAGCAGACCGGCGTTTTCGAGGAGTACACCGACTACGCCGACCGCGAGGCCCTGTTCAAGGCGGTGTACGCGCTCGGCGACCAGTGGCGGGACCGCTGGGGTCCGGTGGCCCGGCCCGCGAGCTCCGCGTCGATCTGGGACGTCTTCAACCCGAACGTCTACTACGGCGGCGCGCTGGCCCTGTACGCGCTGGAGCGCAAGATCGGCGTGGACCGGTTCCGGCAGCTGGAGCGGGAGTGGGTGCGGACGTACGAGGGCCGGTCCGCCTCGACCGACGACTTCATCGCACTGGCTTCCCGGGTCGCCCACCGCGACCTGAGCACGTTCCTGATCGCCTGGCTGTACGGGGCGAAGACCCCACCGATGCCCGGGCACCCGGGCTGGGTGGTCAAGGCCGTCCCCGCCGCCGCTCAGGAGCGCGCGGCCGCCCGCGCCCTGGTCGGCACCGACGCGGTGACGCAACACCTGCGCGGCCTGATGCACACCGGACGCTGA
- a CDS encoding protein-tyrosine phosphatase family protein codes for MWEGRVVDGGWERGAPGVLELPSGRLIRGRGLRRPLPPGAAPQFGVYLLGSEPPAVEWASRWVPWPDFRLPRDRALAARVLREVWDRAVEQRVEVACAGGRGRTGTALACLAVLDGVPAGEAVAYVRAGYDARAVETPWQRRFVACFPWSG; via the coding sequence ATGTGGGAGGGGCGGGTTGTGGACGGCGGGTGGGAGCGGGGGGCTCCGGGCGTGCTGGAGCTGCCGTCCGGGCGGCTGATCCGGGGCCGGGGGCTGCGCCGTCCGCTGCCGCCGGGGGCTGCGCCGCAGTTCGGGGTCTATCTGCTCGGCAGCGAGCCGCCGGCGGTCGAGTGGGCCAGCCGCTGGGTGCCCTGGCCGGACTTCCGGCTGCCCCGCGACCGGGCGCTGGCCGCGCGCGTGCTGCGGGAGGTGTGGGACCGGGCGGTGGAGCAGCGGGTCGAGGTGGCCTGCGCGGGCGGGCGTGGGCGTACCGGCACGGCGCTGGCCTGCCTGGCGGTGCTCGACGGTGTCCCGGCCGGGGAGGCCGTCGCGTACGTGCGGGCGGGCTACGACGCGCGGGCGGTGGAGACGCCGTGGCAGCGCCGCTTCGTCGCCTGCTTCCCGTGGTCGGGGTAG
- a CDS encoding nuclear transport factor 2 family protein, whose protein sequence is MTYTPKELFERYVWAGMTRDVEAQTALFTPDGVFEAPLLPVDSPAPRRMRGHDELRAGLAVYHRIARAGRRPDPERSGYVLHTTADPDVFIAEIDTVMTGDGADLAMSLVQIFRVREGRIASLRDFFDPGLIAAERAETDATAAGA, encoded by the coding sequence GTGACTTACACCCCGAAAGAGCTCTTTGAACGCTACGTCTGGGCCGGAATGACCCGCGACGTCGAGGCGCAGACGGCCCTGTTCACTCCCGACGGTGTCTTCGAGGCGCCACTGCTGCCGGTCGATTCCCCGGCGCCCCGGCGGATGCGGGGCCACGACGAGCTGCGCGCCGGGCTCGCCGTGTACCACCGGATCGCCCGGGCGGGGCGCCGGCCGGATCCGGAGCGCTCCGGATATGTCCTGCACACCACCGCCGACCCGGACGTCTTCATCGCCGAGATCGACACCGTGATGACCGGTGACGGCGCCGACCTTGCCATGTCCCTCGTCCAGATCTTCCGGGTACGCGAGGGCCGGATCGCGAGCCTGCGCGACTTCTTCGACCCCGGCCTGATCGCCGCCGAGCGGGCGGAGACGGACGCGACGGCGGCCGGGGCGTAG
- a CDS encoding META domain-containing protein: MSIAGCGQGAADQPSPAAALIGRTFVSAPDPADGQTRQLVAGSRVRLSFEPGTLSAEAGCNHLTATVTPDDQRLVVSDVGGTMMACPAALMDQDAWLTGFLQEGPRWQLTGDVLLLSTGTARLRLVDIRSAEPDRPLAGPRWSVQTLVQGDTAASVPAGTQAHLVFGAGRVTGSAGCTGLDGAVTVSDTTVTFGQITARGRDCSPESRALDRAVLGMLRGTLSYRITGAQLMLTHPDGRALQLRTTS; this comes from the coding sequence ATGTCGATCGCGGGATGCGGCCAGGGCGCCGCCGACCAGCCCTCCCCGGCTGCGGCCCTCATCGGACGGACCTTCGTCTCCGCACCGGACCCGGCGGACGGCCAGACCAGGCAGCTCGTCGCGGGCTCCCGGGTGCGGCTCAGCTTCGAGCCGGGCACCCTGAGCGCCGAGGCCGGATGCAACCACCTCACCGCCACGGTCACCCCCGACGATCAGCGGCTGGTCGTGTCCGATGTCGGCGGCACGATGATGGCCTGCCCGGCCGCGCTGATGGATCAGGACGCCTGGCTGACCGGCTTCCTCCAGGAGGGTCCCCGCTGGCAGCTCACCGGCGACGTCCTGCTGCTGAGCACCGGCACCGCCCGGCTGCGGCTCGTCGACATCCGCTCCGCCGAGCCCGACCGGCCGCTGGCCGGTCCGCGGTGGTCGGTGCAGACCCTGGTCCAGGGCGACACGGCCGCCTCGGTCCCGGCCGGTACCCAGGCGCACCTGGTCTTCGGGGCCGGGCGGGTCACGGGCTCGGCTGGCTGCACCGGGCTCGACGGGGCTGTCACGGTCAGCGACACGACAGTTACCTTTGGTCAGATCACGGCCCGCGGACGGGACTGCAGCCCCGAATCGCGCGCGCTGGACCGCGCCGTGCTGGGAATGTTGCGCGGCACACTGTCCTACCGCATCACCGGCGCCCAACTCATGCTCACCCACCCGGACGGGCGGGCGCTGCAGCTCCGGACCACCTCCTGA
- a CDS encoding STAS domain-containing protein, with the protein MTLSMLTSTLATGVVEISPIGEIDVENAYEIREAVAAQLDAVKPARIELNMRGVTFIDSTGISALVAAFQLARIGGTQLVVTQPSRFAHRQLWVAGLLGLFGTPHPHEGPESAEQPAVSGA; encoded by the coding sequence GTGACGCTGTCGATGCTGACGTCGACGCTGGCCACAGGCGTGGTGGAGATCTCGCCGATCGGCGAGATCGACGTCGAGAACGCCTACGAGATCCGGGAAGCCGTGGCCGCCCAGCTCGACGCGGTCAAGCCCGCCCGCATCGAGCTCAACATGCGGGGCGTCACGTTCATCGACTCCACCGGGATCAGCGCCCTCGTGGCGGCCTTCCAGCTCGCCCGGATCGGCGGCACCCAGCTCGTGGTGACCCAGCCGAGCCGCTTCGCGCACCGCCAGCTCTGGGTCGCCGGGCTGCTGGGGCTGTTCGGCACCCCGCACCCGCACGAGGGCCCCGAGTCGGCGGAGCAGCCCGCGGTGTCCGGCGCCTGA
- the argS gene encoding arginine--tRNA ligase yields MNLEALLSDRLAAAFAAVAGGDVDPAVRRSQHADFQSGAALPLARRLGRAPREIAAEAVARADLAGVAVAEVSGPGFVNLTVADELIADLTNTVAADPRLGVPVTAKPETVVVDYSSPNVAKEMHVGHLRSTVIGDAAARLLEWQGHTVIRANHLGDWGTPFGMLIEHLVDLGDTGEGSLADLTAFYQAARVKFDADPEFKRRAQQRVVALQSGDPQTLALWRRLVAASERYFLAVYDLLGVSLTATDFAGESSYHDQLDSVVAELDGKGLLRVSDGALCAFPAGFTGRDGEPLPLIVRKGDGGYGYAATDLAAVRHRVRTLGASRMLYLVGTPQRTHFQMVFAVAREAGWLPGGVSAEHVEFGSILGPDGRMLKTRAGGTVKLAELLDEAVQRASALAAAKTPGLEPAALARVGRQVGTGAIKYADLSTDRRSDYVFDWDRMLALTGNTGPYLQYAYARISSIFRRAGAAAAPGPVAVTEAAERALALELIGFAPVLAEAGRSLDFHRLTGYLYGLATAFSAFYEKCPVLSAPPQMRASRLALCDLTARTLRQGLDLLGIATPDRL; encoded by the coding sequence ATGAATCTCGAAGCTCTGCTCTCCGACCGGCTCGCCGCCGCGTTCGCCGCCGTGGCCGGCGGCGACGTAGATCCGGCCGTCCGGCGTTCCCAGCACGCCGACTTCCAGTCGGGGGCGGCGCTGCCGCTGGCCCGGCGCCTGGGCCGGGCGCCGAGGGAGATTGCGGCCGAGGCCGTGGCCCGCGCCGACCTGGCGGGAGTCGCCGTCGCGGAGGTGTCCGGTCCCGGCTTCGTCAACCTCACGGTCGCCGACGAGCTGATCGCGGACCTGACGAACACGGTCGCGGCCGATCCGCGGCTGGGCGTGCCCGTCACCGCGAAACCGGAGACGGTCGTGGTCGACTACTCCAGTCCCAACGTGGCAAAGGAGATGCACGTCGGCCATCTGCGCTCGACGGTCATCGGGGACGCCGCCGCGCGGCTGCTCGAATGGCAGGGACACACCGTGATCCGGGCCAACCACCTCGGCGACTGGGGGACGCCGTTCGGCATGCTCATCGAGCACCTGGTCGATCTCGGCGACACGGGCGAGGGGTCGCTGGCCGACCTGACCGCGTTCTACCAGGCGGCGCGGGTGAAGTTCGACGCCGACCCCGAGTTCAAGCGGCGGGCCCAGCAACGGGTGGTGGCGCTGCAGAGCGGCGATCCGCAGACCCTGGCGCTGTGGCGGCGCCTGGTCGCCGCGTCGGAGCGGTACTTCCTCGCGGTCTACGACCTGCTCGGCGTGAGCCTGACCGCGACCGACTTCGCGGGCGAGAGCAGCTATCACGACCAGCTCGACTCCGTCGTGGCCGAACTGGACGGCAAGGGCCTGCTGCGGGTCAGCGACGGCGCGCTGTGCGCCTTCCCGGCCGGCTTCACCGGCCGCGACGGCGAGCCGCTGCCGCTGATCGTACGGAAGGGCGACGGCGGCTACGGGTACGCGGCGACCGACCTCGCCGCCGTGCGGCACCGGGTGCGGACGCTCGGCGCGTCCCGGATGCTGTACCTGGTCGGCACGCCGCAGCGGACGCATTTCCAGATGGTGTTCGCGGTGGCTCGGGAAGCGGGCTGGCTGCCCGGCGGGGTGTCCGCCGAGCATGTCGAGTTCGGTTCGATCCTCGGCCCGGACGGCCGGATGCTGAAGACCCGGGCCGGCGGCACGGTGAAGCTGGCCGAGCTGCTGGACGAGGCGGTCCAGCGGGCCTCGGCGCTGGCCGCGGCGAAGACACCCGGCCTGGAACCGGCCGCCCTGGCCCGGGTCGGCCGGCAGGTCGGCACGGGCGCGATCAAGTACGCCGACCTGTCCACCGACCGGCGCTCGGACTACGTGTTCGACTGGGACCGGATGCTGGCCCTGACCGGCAACACCGGCCCCTACCTGCAGTACGCGTACGCCCGGATCAGTTCGATCTTCCGGCGCGCCGGTGCGGCCGCCGCACCCGGACCGGTGGCCGTCACCGAGGCGGCCGAGCGGGCGTTGGCGCTGGAGCTGATCGGCTTCGCGCCCGTGCTGGCCGAGGCCGGTCGGTCCCTCGACTTCCACCGGCTCACCGGCTACCTGTACGGGCTGGCCACCGCGTTCAGCGCGTTCTACGAGAAGTGTCCGGTGCTGAGCGCGCCGCCGCAGATGCGGGCCAGCCGGCTGGCGCTGTGCGACCTGACCGCCCGGACCCTGCGGCAGGGCCTGGACCTGCTCGGCATCGCCACCCCGGACCGTCTGTGA
- a CDS encoding bifunctional metallophosphatase/5'-nucleotidase — protein MTLPSRVSRRSILAVAAASVAAPVAAPAGAQAAPSQAAPSHPATKTYDLTVLGTSDTHGNVYNWDYYSDREFDDKAHNDVGVAKLAALVNQIRAQRCGKATLVLDAGDTIQGTPLATYYAKQEPITSTGEKHPMSRAMNVLRYDAVTLGNHEFNYGLPLLNLWIRQLGFPALAANAVHAGTSRPAFTPYVIKKVSLGPGAPVLRVGILGLTNPGIAIWDRVNVEGKLEFRDMVATAAHWVPIIRARGADLVLVSAHGGDSGTSSYGPELPNENPCALIAQQVPGIDAILFGHAHAEVPQRFVTNDATGAQVLLSEPSKWGQRLTRMDFTLTRDRGRWVVTEKRAATLNTNTVAEDPDVLAAVRAQHAKTVAYVNRVVATSTQELSAAESRYRDTPILDFINKVQADTVAAALAGTEHAGLPVLSIAAPFSRTAVFPKGEVKIKDVAGLYIYDNTLEAVVLTGAEVRAYLEYSAKYFVTLDPQAPVDPATISDPAVPDYNYDILSGVDYDIDISRPVGQRITRLSFGGAEVAADARFVVAVNNYRRSGGGNFPGIVKPQVYNAQQEIRQLLIDWAQAKGQIDPADFFVANWRLVRGGVPVF, from the coding sequence ATGACCCTCCCCTCCCGGGTGTCCCGGCGCAGCATCCTGGCCGTCGCGGCCGCCTCCGTCGCCGCCCCGGTCGCGGCGCCCGCCGGCGCCCAGGCCGCCCCGTCCCAGGCCGCCCCGTCCCACCCCGCCACGAAGACCTACGACCTCACCGTGCTCGGCACCTCCGACACCCACGGCAACGTCTACAACTGGGACTACTACTCCGACCGCGAATTCGACGACAAGGCGCACAACGACGTCGGCGTGGCCAAGCTGGCCGCCCTGGTGAACCAGATCCGGGCGCAGCGCTGCGGCAAAGCCACCCTGGTGCTCGACGCGGGCGACACCATCCAGGGCACGCCGCTGGCCACGTACTACGCCAAGCAGGAGCCGATCACCTCGACCGGCGAGAAGCACCCGATGTCGCGGGCCATGAACGTACTGCGCTACGACGCGGTGACGCTCGGAAACCACGAGTTCAACTACGGGCTGCCGCTGCTGAACCTGTGGATCCGCCAGCTCGGTTTCCCGGCGCTGGCCGCCAACGCGGTGCACGCGGGCACGAGCCGCCCGGCCTTCACCCCGTACGTGATCAAGAAGGTGTCGCTGGGTCCCGGCGCGCCCGTGCTGCGCGTGGGCATCCTCGGCCTGACCAACCCGGGCATCGCCATCTGGGACCGGGTCAACGTCGAGGGCAAGCTGGAGTTCCGCGACATGGTGGCCACGGCCGCGCACTGGGTGCCGATCATCCGCGCCCGCGGCGCCGACCTGGTCCTGGTCAGCGCGCACGGCGGCGACAGCGGCACCTCCAGTTACGGGCCGGAACTGCCCAACGAGAACCCGTGCGCGCTCATCGCGCAGCAGGTGCCGGGCATCGACGCGATCCTGTTCGGGCACGCCCACGCGGAGGTCCCGCAGCGGTTCGTCACCAACGACGCCACCGGAGCGCAGGTGCTGCTGTCGGAGCCGTCGAAGTGGGGCCAGCGGCTGACCCGGATGGACTTCACGCTGACCCGCGACCGGGGGCGCTGGGTCGTCACGGAGAAGAGGGCGGCCACGCTCAACACCAACACCGTGGCCGAGGATCCGGACGTGCTCGCGGCGGTGCGGGCGCAGCACGCCAAGACCGTCGCGTACGTGAACCGGGTCGTCGCCACGTCCACGCAGGAACTGTCCGCGGCCGAATCGCGCTACCGGGACACGCCGATCCTGGACTTCATCAACAAGGTGCAGGCCGACACGGTGGCCGCGGCGCTGGCCGGCACGGAACACGCGGGGCTGCCGGTGCTGTCGATCGCGGCGCCGTTCAGCCGGACCGCGGTGTTCCCGAAGGGCGAGGTGAAGATCAAGGACGTCGCCGGGCTGTACATCTACGACAACACGCTCGAGGCGGTGGTGCTCACCGGCGCGGAGGTTCGGGCGTACCTGGAGTATTCCGCGAAGTACTTCGTGACGCTGGACCCGCAGGCGCCGGTGGATCCGGCGACGATCAGTGACCCGGCGGTCCCGGACTACAACTACGACATCCTGTCCGGGGTGGACTACGACATCGACATCAGCCGGCCGGTGGGGCAGCGGATCACCCGGCTGTCGTTCGGTGGTGCCGAGGTGGCGGCCGACGCCCGCTTCGTCGTCGCGGTGAACAACTACCGCCGCAGCGGCGGCGGCAACTTCCCCGGCATCGTGAAACCGCAGGTCTACAACGCCCAGCAGGAGATCCGTCAGCTGCTCATCGACTGGGCGCAGGCCAAGGGCCAGATCGATCCCGCGGACTTCTTCGTCGCCAACTGGCGGCTGGTGCGCGGGGGTGTGCCCGTCTTCTGA
- a CDS encoding trypsin-like serine peptidase, whose translation MRSIIRPASVSAIALALTLSGGAVAQAQPSTAASGNVSTVARTADGQAVNSPAAVAAVEAYWTPQRMASAVDLDLKAPDTTGPSAAAPQGKPGSIAPIHPPRGIAALNQSIIVGKVYVTVPGGTGQCSASALNSGKRRLVLTAGHCVHAGAGGGWYSNFIFVPGFRQGAEPAGRFVAGNLTARTAWVSSSSSDEDMAIAIMNNGGIYNAKVVDTVGGMGLRWNWGYSVAVTILGYPAAGGFPGDVQYFCQGTTWNGHNQQVRAWCNMTQGSSGGPWLQEYNDQTGLGYSNSVVSHRHGNPDQMDGPYFDNDIKSLYDYAEGLSPA comes from the coding sequence ATGAGATCAATCATCAGACCGGCGTCCGTCTCGGCGATCGCCCTGGCACTGACGCTGAGCGGGGGCGCGGTGGCCCAGGCTCAACCGTCCACCGCGGCGTCCGGCAACGTCAGCACGGTTGCCCGTACGGCGGACGGCCAAGCCGTCAACAGCCCGGCCGCCGTCGCGGCGGTGGAGGCGTACTGGACCCCGCAACGCATGGCGTCCGCCGTGGATCTGGACCTCAAGGCGCCGGACACCACCGGGCCGAGCGCAGCCGCGCCGCAGGGCAAGCCGGGCAGCATCGCCCCGATCCACCCGCCCAGAGGCATCGCCGCGCTGAACCAGTCCATCATCGTCGGCAAGGTGTACGTGACGGTGCCCGGTGGCACGGGGCAGTGCTCGGCGAGCGCGCTGAACAGCGGAAAGCGTCGCCTGGTCCTCACCGCGGGCCACTGCGTACACGCGGGCGCGGGCGGCGGCTGGTACTCCAACTTCATCTTCGTGCCGGGATTCCGGCAGGGCGCCGAGCCGGCGGGCCGGTTCGTGGCCGGCAACCTGACCGCCCGTACGGCGTGGGTCAGCAGCAGCAGCAGTGACGAGGACATGGCCATCGCGATCATGAACAACGGCGGCATCTACAACGCCAAGGTGGTCGACACCGTCGGCGGCATGGGCCTGCGGTGGAACTGGGGCTACTCGGTCGCGGTGACCATTCTCGGCTATCCGGCGGCCGGGGGCTTCCCGGGCGACGTCCAGTACTTCTGCCAGGGCACCACGTGGAACGGTCACAACCAGCAGGTCCGGGCCTGGTGCAACATGACGCAGGGTTCGAGCGGCGGGCCCTGGCTGCAGGAATACAACGATCAAACAGGTCTCGGATACTCCAACAGCGTCGTGAGCCACCGCCACGGCAACCCCGACCAAATGGACGGGCCGTACTTCGACAACGACATCAAGAGCCTCTACGACTACGCCGAGGGATTGTCACCGGCGTGA
- a CDS encoding serine/threonine-protein kinase, with product MLSSGHLLDNRYRLDERIATGGMGDVWRGTDIVLGRTIAVKVLRQNMISDPEFAARFYGEARMMAAFRHPGVVEVYDYASAGDPADETQCAYLVMAYVDGEPLSTRLKEQGALEVAETMSIVAQAADALHAAHLNGTVHRDVKPGNLIVKPNGTVILVDFGVARSNAVTSVTGLNAIVGTALYMAPEQVAKGNVTPATDIYALGAVAYHCIAGHPPFDGDNALQVALRHLEEEPEPLPGDVSLPVRHLISRAMAKSPDDRFASAAEFADAALAAAGPMDWRSLTGTGMTTAHLTGTSLASPAGARLTGTQLTAPPLTVPVPRAPVAAPPQRSLGQRSRFAGLLILLGLAAVIIGFGIAFASMGGGGGESNGGTVNPPSVEASTDTGVSDEPVEPTRTFTTTRAPNKPAGTPQHQSSPASAPPSATPSTAPSTTAPTTETPTTTPTTQTTTTTPTQSTTTTPTTAPTGGGGDGEGVGPEAGGGG from the coding sequence GTGCTCAGTTCGGGACACCTTCTGGACAACCGCTATCGGTTGGACGAGCGCATCGCCACCGGTGGCATGGGCGATGTGTGGCGCGGCACGGACATCGTGCTCGGCCGTACCATCGCCGTGAAGGTGTTGCGGCAGAACATGATCTCCGATCCGGAGTTCGCCGCGCGCTTCTACGGTGAGGCCCGGATGATGGCGGCGTTCCGCCACCCCGGCGTCGTCGAGGTGTACGACTACGCCAGCGCCGGCGACCCCGCCGACGAGACGCAGTGCGCGTACCTGGTGATGGCGTACGTCGACGGGGAGCCGCTGTCCACCCGGCTCAAGGAGCAGGGCGCGCTCGAGGTCGCCGAGACCATGTCGATCGTCGCCCAGGCCGCGGACGCGCTGCATGCCGCCCACCTGAACGGCACGGTGCACCGCGACGTCAAGCCGGGCAACCTCATCGTCAAGCCGAACGGCACCGTGATCCTGGTCGACTTCGGGGTGGCCCGCTCGAACGCGGTCACCAGCGTCACCGGCCTCAACGCGATCGTCGGCACGGCCCTGTACATGGCCCCCGAGCAGGTGGCCAAGGGCAACGTCACCCCGGCCACGGACATCTATGCACTAGGCGCGGTGGCCTACCACTGCATCGCCGGACATCCGCCGTTCGACGGGGACAACGCGCTGCAGGTGGCGCTGCGCCACCTGGAGGAGGAGCCGGAACCGCTGCCCGGCGACGTGTCCCTGCCCGTGCGCCACCTGATCAGCCGCGCCATGGCGAAGTCGCCGGACGACCGCTTCGCCAGCGCGGCCGAGTTCGCGGACGCGGCGCTGGCCGCCGCCGGCCCGATGGACTGGCGCTCGCTCACCGGCACCGGCATGACCACGGCCCACCTGACCGGGACCAGCCTGGCCAGCCCGGCCGGCGCCCGGCTGACCGGTACGCAGCTCACCGCCCCGCCGCTGACCGTACCCGTCCCCCGCGCCCCGGTCGCCGCACCGCCCCAGCGCAGCCTCGGCCAGCGCAGCCGGTTCGCGGGCCTGCTGATCCTGCTCGGGCTGGCCGCGGTCATCATCGGATTCGGCATCGCCTTCGCGTCGATGGGCGGCGGCGGGGGCGAGAGCAACGGCGGCACGGTGAACCCGCCGTCAGTCGAGGCCAGCACGGACACCGGGGTATCGGACGAACCGGTGGAGCCGACCCGCACGTTCACTACGACGCGGGCGCCCAACAAGCCCGCCGGTACCCCCCAGCACCAGAGCTCCCCCGCGTCGGCTCCCCCGTCGGCCACGCCGTCCACGGCCCCGTCGACCACCGCCCCGACGACGGAGACGCCGACGACGACCCCGACGACGCAGACGACGACCACCACGCCCACGCAGTCCACCACGACGACGCCGACCACCGCCCCCACGGGCGGCGGCGGCGACGGCGAGGGCGTCGGCCCGGAGGCCGGTGGCGGCGGCTGA
- a CDS encoding methyl-accepting chemotaxis protein: MQSLFDRLPAKARASLSMLFLIGGMIGLSFYTRSVASSVGAKLPADSAAQQQLQDLADVMLWTPVIIAPIGLFFLAATWTKVVRVLRHDAEIIRIAAEGDLSPRMRVVGKDEMGQMAVAFNAMMDQFQATVDGIRRAVDEVTSSAGSLEQTSTTMTEAAAATATELETVARSARRTSTEVEAIADGTQQMRQAIAEISSNATEVSRTADEAVAGAARATGNVTKLHESSQQISDVLRTISAIAAQTNLLALNATIEAARAGEAGRGFAIVAGEVKELAQATAGATEEIARRIEEIQRDTGEAVTAVGEFTDVIGSIAQHQVTIAAAVEEQTATTGSMVDGAATVSAGAEQISHAINLVSSAATEVHGAADETRRAAESLTGTAGRLHDLASVFRY; this comes from the coding sequence ATGCAGTCGCTGTTCGACCGGCTGCCCGCAAAGGCGCGGGCCAGCCTCTCCATGCTCTTCCTCATCGGCGGAATGATCGGCCTGAGCTTCTACACCCGTTCGGTCGCCTCCTCGGTCGGTGCGAAACTGCCCGCCGACTCCGCCGCCCAGCAGCAACTGCAGGACCTCGCCGACGTCATGCTCTGGACTCCGGTGATCATCGCCCCGATCGGCCTGTTCTTCCTCGCCGCCACCTGGACCAAGGTCGTGCGAGTGCTGCGGCACGACGCGGAGATCATCAGAATCGCCGCCGAGGGTGACCTGAGCCCCCGGATGCGGGTCGTCGGCAAGGACGAGATGGGCCAGATGGCCGTCGCGTTCAACGCGATGATGGACCAGTTCCAGGCGACGGTGGACGGCATCCGCCGCGCCGTCGACGAGGTCACCAGCTCGGCCGGTTCGCTCGAGCAGACCAGCACCACGATGACCGAGGCCGCCGCGGCCACCGCCACCGAACTGGAGACCGTCGCCCGCTCCGCCCGCCGGACCAGCACCGAGGTCGAGGCGATCGCCGACGGCACCCAGCAGATGCGCCAGGCCATCGCGGAGATCAGCAGCAACGCGACCGAGGTTTCCCGTACGGCCGACGAGGCGGTCGCGGGGGCCGCCCGGGCCACCGGCAACGTCACCAAGCTGCACGAGTCCAGCCAGCAGATCAGCGACGTGCTGCGGACCATCAGCGCGATCGCCGCGCAGACCAACCTGCTCGCCCTGAACGCCACGATCGAGGCCGCCCGGGCCGGCGAGGCCGGGCGCGGCTTCGCCATCGTCGCGGGCGAGGTGAAGGAACTGGCGCAGGCCACCGCCGGCGCCACCGAGGAGATCGCCCGCCGGATCGAGGAGATCCAGCGCGACACCGGCGAGGCCGTCACCGCGGTCGGCGAGTTCACCGACGTCATCGGCTCCATCGCGCAGCACCAGGTCACCATCGCCGCGGCGGTGGAGGAGCAGACCGCCACGACGGGCTCGATGGTGGACGGCGCCGCCACGGTGAGCGCCGGGGCGGAGCAGATCAGCCACGCGATCAACCTGGTCAGCTCGGCGGCGACCGAGGTGCACGGCGCGGCGGACGAGACGCGACGGGCCGCGGAGAGCCTGACCGGAACGGCCGGGCGACTGCACGACCTCGCCTCGGTGTTCCGCTACTGA